The Vibrio tubiashii genome includes a window with the following:
- a CDS encoding ABC-F family ATP-binding cassette domain-containing protein, translating to MSTYLTAQSLTLSYTSNPLFKALTFTLNRGDKIGLIGHNGCGKSSLLKLLNGQYEPTEGHIAKATHCLMSYVEQHVPEHLYSQSIREALAETLSVDDDWRAELVLAELGFSDSEQDMPVANCSGGQQMRLLIARAIINQPDLLLLDEPSNHLDLPSLLWLEQFLSNWKGSFVLVSHDQTLLDRVTNTTWVMRDQSLHHFALPCTQARAALCEKDRQDQARHANEQKEIDRIEKSAKRLATWGKVYDNEDLARKAKTMFARKERLEEAQTKLTEGTPWQLILQGEALPANRLLETGEFSVTPPDSHFHLFKMVEMRVKSGDRIAVLGSNGFGKSTLLNQLYRHYLAEINPLSSQAVTFHDRCRLGYYDQSLKQLKDTDTISDALQTFSSVSSELAKRSLIGAGFEYARHNQDVASLSGGERARLLFIGLTLAKYHLLFLDEPTNHLDMEGKEELITTLNEFNGAALIVSHDRSLIEQSCNRFWLINNGTLTEYLSAEEVYQQIAEHPDTALAVQAPDNQQELNPFDGKLTSEEQLLERLIELETLLEEDLQRKPKHQKPNLQQDWREEIERISSQL from the coding sequence ATGAGTACTTATTTAACTGCACAATCACTAACTCTTTCTTACACCTCAAACCCGCTGTTTAAAGCGCTAACCTTCACCCTTAATCGTGGTGATAAAATCGGACTCATTGGTCATAACGGCTGTGGCAAAAGCTCGCTATTGAAGCTACTCAATGGTCAATACGAACCAACCGAAGGTCACATAGCCAAAGCAACTCATTGCCTTATGAGCTATGTAGAGCAACATGTTCCTGAGCACCTTTATAGCCAAAGTATCCGTGAAGCTTTAGCCGAAACATTAAGCGTCGATGACGACTGGCGCGCTGAACTGGTGCTAGCCGAGCTTGGTTTTTCTGACTCTGAGCAAGATATGCCTGTCGCCAATTGCAGTGGCGGTCAGCAGATGCGATTGCTTATTGCGAGAGCCATTATCAATCAGCCAGACTTACTGCTTCTCGATGAGCCAAGTAACCACTTAGACTTACCTTCGTTACTTTGGCTAGAGCAGTTTCTCTCCAATTGGAAAGGCTCTTTTGTCTTGGTTTCACACGACCAAACCTTGCTGGATCGAGTGACAAATACGACTTGGGTCATGCGAGATCAATCTCTTCATCATTTTGCTCTACCTTGCACTCAAGCAAGAGCCGCACTGTGTGAGAAAGATCGGCAAGACCAAGCTCGACATGCCAATGAGCAAAAAGAGATAGACCGAATAGAGAAAAGTGCCAAACGGCTCGCGACCTGGGGTAAGGTTTATGACAACGAAGATCTCGCCCGTAAAGCAAAAACCATGTTCGCGAGAAAAGAGCGCTTGGAGGAAGCTCAAACAAAGCTGACAGAAGGCACACCTTGGCAGCTTATATTGCAAGGTGAAGCTCTGCCTGCCAACCGACTGCTTGAAACCGGCGAGTTTAGCGTTACGCCTCCTGATAGCCATTTCCATCTATTTAAAATGGTAGAAATGCGCGTAAAAAGTGGCGACAGAATTGCAGTTTTAGGAAGTAATGGCTTCGGTAAATCAACCCTGCTTAACCAACTTTACCGACATTATCTCGCTGAGATAAACCCATTGAGCTCACAAGCTGTCACCTTCCATGACAGGTGTCGCTTAGGATACTACGACCAGTCTCTCAAGCAGCTGAAAGACACTGACACTATAAGCGACGCCTTACAGACTTTTTCATCCGTGAGTAGTGAGTTAGCTAAGCGTTCGCTGATTGGTGCAGGCTTTGAGTATGCGAGGCACAACCAAGATGTGGCTTCACTCAGTGGCGGTGAGCGTGCTCGCTTATTGTTTATCGGCTTAACCCTTGCGAAGTACCATCTGTTGTTTCTTGATGAGCCAACCAACCACTTGGATATGGAAGGCAAAGAAGAGCTGATTACGACTTTAAATGAGTTTAATGGTGCAGCACTCATTGTCAGCCACGACCGTAGCCTCATTGAACAAAGCTGCAATCGTTTCTGGTTAATCAACAATGGTACATTGACCGAATACCTAAGTGCTGAAGAGGTGTATCAACAGATAGCCGAACATCCTGACACAGCGTTAGCTGTTCAAGCACCAGATAACCAACAGGAGTTGAATCCCTTCGATGGAAAGCTAACTAGCGAAGAGCAACTGTTGGAGCGTTTGATAGAGCTAGAAACGTTACTTGAAGAAGATCTTCAGCGTAAACCTAAACATCAAAAGCCCAACCTGCAGCAAGATTGGCGTGAGGAGATCGAGAGGATTAGCAGTCAACTGTAA
- a CDS encoding substrate-binding periplasmic protein, whose product MIIRFITICMLFVFSAQAQVPSRIVWTIQDEWPPYVIDSAEVKGLAYEIISEAFSEQGYTIKNTIKPWSRALREVTTQRYDIALTVWKSSERLEYLDFSDAYLTNSLIFVTLKENAFSYTGLASLNEKRIGVLRGYAYDDDFLKSNAFDRMDSDSLATNVRKLKAGRIDALVADKFFFLWYVKNNELEINDFALIDKPLAENPLYIAISRDHPNKESILSAFNAGLKSLQQSGRIAEMIKKYE is encoded by the coding sequence ATGATTATCCGGTTTATCACAATATGTATGTTGTTTGTCTTTTCAGCTCAAGCACAGGTTCCTTCGCGCATAGTATGGACGATACAGGATGAATGGCCGCCATATGTTATCGATTCTGCAGAAGTGAAAGGTTTAGCCTATGAGATCATTTCGGAAGCTTTTTCTGAACAAGGTTACACCATTAAAAATACCATTAAACCTTGGAGCCGTGCTTTAAGAGAAGTGACGACTCAGCGCTATGATATTGCGCTGACCGTTTGGAAGAGTAGCGAGAGACTAGAGTACCTTGACTTCAGTGATGCCTATCTGACCAATTCACTCATCTTTGTCACGCTTAAAGAAAACGCATTCAGTTATACAGGGCTAGCAAGTTTAAACGAGAAGCGGATAGGAGTATTGCGTGGCTATGCCTACGATGATGACTTCTTGAAATCGAATGCTTTTGATCGGATGGATTCTGATAGCTTAGCCACCAATGTGAGAAAGTTAAAAGCGGGCCGGATCGATGCATTAGTGGCCGATAAGTTCTTTTTCTTATGGTATGTAAAGAACAACGAATTAGAGATTAATGACTTCGCTTTGATCGACAAACCATTAGCAGAGAACCCTTTGTACATTGCTATCAGTCGTGATCATCCAAACAAAGAGAGTATTCTTTCGGCTTTTAATGCTGGCCTGAAGTCACTGCAGCAGTCAGGAAGAATTGCCGAGATGATTAAAAAGTACGAATAA
- a CDS encoding rhodanese-like domain-containing protein: MKRLTLLFTLLAALSLPAIASERAEIGWQWIEQGAMIVDVRTPPEFADGHLPQAVNYPLSALNIHFADIAKDTQIVLYCRSGNRSGKAYQYLKAKGFTNLHNAGGLAEMLESQH; encoded by the coding sequence ATGAAGCGCCTCACACTACTTTTTACGTTATTGGCTGCGCTAAGCCTTCCAGCTATCGCCTCTGAGCGAGCAGAAATAGGCTGGCAATGGATAGAGCAAGGCGCAATGATTGTTGATGTCAGAACGCCACCGGAGTTCGCAGACGGGCATTTACCACAAGCTGTGAACTACCCGCTCTCAGCGCTAAACATTCACTTTGCCGATATCGCCAAAGATACTCAGATAGTACTCTATTGTCGTAGTGGCAATCGTTCAGGGAAGGCTTATCAGTATCTAAAAGCGAAAGGCTTTACCAACTTGCATAACGCTGGCGGTTTAGCTGAGATGCTTGAGAGTCAACACTGA
- a CDS encoding DMT family transporter, translating into MHTISLLVVALIAFAANSFFCRLALANHAIDPGSFTWLRLVFGATTLLLIQSWRGHMSYRFFTDKHSWWSGISLFGYAVCFSYAYTQLSTGTGALILFGMVQLTLVVFHVVSGNRLSAKEMLGIGVALSGFTILMLPSAEAPSLSAAVLMLVSGVCWGIFTLLGRQNSVASVSITQGFILASVLAFAASPLLVSIETITTDGVLWALLSGVFASGFGYILWYQVVKHISVLQASVSQLAVPVIAFAAGSIGLGESITPISVLSCLLVLGGIALIFVAKSKVQ; encoded by the coding sequence ATGCACACTATTTCACTACTTGTCGTCGCGCTAATTGCCTTCGCTGCCAACTCATTTTTTTGTCGCTTAGCATTGGCGAATCACGCTATCGATCCGGGTTCTTTCACTTGGCTACGACTGGTTTTTGGTGCGACTACACTGCTGCTTATTCAAAGTTGGCGTGGCCATATGAGCTATCGCTTCTTTACTGATAAACACAGCTGGTGGTCAGGCATCTCTCTTTTTGGTTATGCAGTTTGTTTTTCGTATGCTTATACCCAGCTGAGTACGGGAACCGGCGCTTTGATTCTGTTTGGTATGGTGCAGCTGACCTTAGTGGTGTTTCACGTTGTTTCTGGTAATCGCTTAAGTGCGAAAGAGATGCTAGGTATTGGGGTGGCTCTATCTGGCTTTACTATTTTAATGCTACCGTCGGCAGAGGCTCCGAGTTTGAGTGCCGCTGTTCTAATGCTCGTTTCTGGCGTCTGTTGGGGTATTTTCACTCTGTTAGGGCGCCAAAATAGCGTTGCTTCAGTGTCTATTACCCAAGGGTTTATACTCGCAAGTGTGCTTGCTTTTGCTGCCAGCCCACTACTTGTGTCGATTGAAACTATCACAACTGATGGCGTTTTGTGGGCGTTACTGTCGGGCGTTTTTGCTTCCGGCTTTGGCTACATCTTATGGTATCAAGTTGTAAAGCACATCTCAGTTCTTCAGGCGTCTGTCTCTCAGTTAGCGGTGCCTGTGATTGCCTTTGCCGCAGGAAGTATAGGGCTAGGTGAGTCGATAACGCCAATATCAGTACTGTCTTGCCTATTAGTTCTTGGAGGCATTGCGCTGATATTCGTTGCTAAGTCTAAAGTGCAGTAA
- a CDS encoding helix-turn-helix domain-containing protein, whose protein sequence is MAIVINLDVMLAKRKMRSNELAKLIGITEQNLSVLKNGRAKAVKLTTLEAICKHLDCQPGDLLEYAPSDNDL, encoded by the coding sequence ATGGCAATTGTAATTAACCTTGATGTGATGCTCGCTAAACGAAAGATGCGCTCAAATGAGCTGGCTAAATTAATTGGCATTACCGAGCAGAACCTATCAGTGCTTAAAAATGGTCGCGCTAAAGCGGTCAAGTTAACCACTTTAGAGGCCATATGTAAGCATTTAGATTGCCAGCCTGGAGACTTGCTGGAGTACGCTCCTTCGGATAACGATCTTTAG
- a CDS encoding alpha/beta hydrolase, with the protein MNIRQVTFKSFGVDLVGNLYVPEGFDENKKYKAILGASPFPQVKEQVLATYGAEMAQCGFIFLAFDYLGMGDSPALPGEHMQSRYMFRLIENTWDAVSFLCSLPYVDEVYGLGVCQGGSIMASSAVTDHRIKKMALVSGMMAADAFQWTDTTTVQQMIAGANASKQQMFETGKPDYVAPFGLNDEQSKEEFVGEAAFPEMAGESYDYYGRDGYRGPVAVENFTNMHVADQPMQSLFSLCEHYADKIVQPTLVVYGQDAPTAICSTAFVEKLTNEHEVLSLAEFSHVDFYYKPEAVRLSADAVADFFNK; encoded by the coding sequence ATGAATATTAGACAAGTAACATTCAAATCATTTGGTGTAGACCTGGTTGGTAATCTCTATGTGCCTGAAGGATTTGACGAAAACAAAAAATACAAAGCGATCTTAGGTGCAAGTCCGTTTCCGCAGGTGAAAGAACAAGTGCTAGCAACCTATGGTGCAGAAATGGCACAGTGTGGTTTCATCTTCCTTGCATTCGACTACTTGGGAATGGGCGACTCTCCGGCACTTCCTGGAGAACACATGCAGTCTCGTTACATGTTTCGTCTGATCGAAAACACGTGGGATGCGGTATCTTTCTTGTGCTCGCTACCTTATGTTGACGAAGTCTACGGTCTAGGCGTTTGTCAGGGAGGTTCAATCATGGCGTCTTCAGCCGTAACCGACCACCGTATTAAGAAGATGGCTCTTGTGTCCGGCATGATGGCAGCTGATGCCTTCCAATGGACAGATACAACCACAGTTCAACAAATGATCGCGGGTGCAAACGCTTCTAAACAGCAAATGTTTGAAACAGGAAAACCGGATTATGTGGCGCCATTTGGTCTAAATGACGAACAATCAAAAGAGGAGTTCGTTGGTGAAGCCGCTTTCCCTGAAATGGCAGGTGAAAGCTATGACTATTACGGTCGTGATGGATATCGAGGCCCTGTCGCGGTCGAAAACTTCACTAACATGCATGTGGCAGATCAGCCAATGCAATCCTTGTTCTCTCTTTGTGAACACTATGCTGACAAAATTGTGCAACCAACGCTAGTTGTCTATGGTCAGGATGCGCCAACCGCTATTTGCTCAACTGCGTTTGTTGAAAAGTTGACGAATGAACATGAAGTGCTATCTCTTGCTGAATTTAGCCACGTTGATTTCTACTACAAGCCAGAGGCAGTAAGACTATCGGCTGATGCGGTTGCTGATTTCTTCAATAAATAA
- a CDS encoding MBL fold metallo-hydrolase, which yields MASQSIQDFFHPVSGTISYVVADKETNEAIVIDPVADYDVENDAISYESAQEILAYVETHQLHIVAILETHIHTDHLSGSFYLSKQLQVPIYVSEGVKEVYADWKEELCLSELYHFEHFLLENEQMDFGHSHLEVINTPGHTRSDVSFKIGDALFVGDSLSFHNTGNVDVPGGNAEKMFESIRKLYALKDSTEVYLGHDCLDSEGHPQHKTTIGEEKHQNEMLNASTSKQEFIDHRGECDQKVTPPKLVKPALEFNLTSLRSGA from the coding sequence ATGGCATCTCAGAGTATTCAAGATTTCTTTCATCCTGTTTCGGGAACGATCAGTTATGTTGTTGCCGATAAGGAGACCAATGAAGCGATTGTTATTGACCCCGTGGCTGACTACGACGTTGAAAATGATGCCATTAGTTATGAATCTGCGCAGGAGATACTCGCTTATGTCGAGACTCATCAGTTACACATAGTGGCTATTTTGGAAACGCATATCCATACCGATCATCTGTCAGGTTCCTTCTATTTGAGTAAGCAACTTCAAGTGCCAATTTATGTATCGGAAGGTGTTAAGGAAGTCTATGCAGATTGGAAAGAGGAGCTGTGTTTAAGTGAGCTTTACCATTTTGAGCACTTTTTACTTGAAAACGAGCAGATGGACTTTGGTCATTCACACCTCGAAGTGATCAATACGCCAGGGCATACGCGTTCAGATGTCTCATTCAAGATAGGAGATGCACTGTTTGTCGGTGATTCGCTGTCTTTTCACAACACCGGAAATGTCGATGTCCCCGGTGGCAATGCGGAGAAGATGTTTGAATCTATTCGCAAATTGTATGCACTAAAAGACAGTACCGAAGTGTACCTCGGGCATGATTGTTTAGATAGTGAAGGGCATCCCCAACACAAAACGACGATTGGAGAAGAAAAGCATCAAAATGAGATGCTTAATGCTTCAACCAGCAAGCAAGAGTTTATTGATCATCGTGGGGAATGCGACCAAAAGGTTACGCCACCAAAGCTAGTTAAGCCGGCGCTAGAGTTTAACCTTACGTCGTTACGCTCCGGTGCTTAG
- a CDS encoding AarF/UbiB family protein, with protein MNQRQSQQQEFDLSERNLIVGCAKQCPISPELLAATTADSDYVVDTFQSGLTAEVFRVRFDGKDYTLKKKRPEAKVKNLDGQYSFLNEVQRRFDIQQQKDDMSTSQDFECIVSTVYADYRLGIILSDWIEGEPVEQVTSSMLSQLFATLSACEKIGLFEWDLCGGNLLVDEQQKLWLFDFGYMYPFNPMKELNSNGLEAPMFNFCERFETRFLSGWLLENDYSHRESLAIYKNVKHEAMSILVQQLNGLKSRSADSVVIAEKEALVKRYQQALESEDNLNALFRLEMFRSHVLDIEDDLDGQSCTPTTIKRVDLVLSMIREHYNELKQEGGFFYHNEGKSQQELIQSYSHKRELVKRYQIK; from the coding sequence GTGAATCAACGTCAGTCACAACAGCAAGAGTTTGACCTAAGTGAACGTAACCTAATTGTCGGTTGCGCTAAGCAATGTCCTATTTCTCCCGAGTTATTGGCAGCCACCACTGCTGACTCTGATTACGTTGTCGACACCTTTCAAAGTGGACTAACCGCAGAAGTGTTTCGCGTTCGTTTTGATGGCAAAGATTACACTCTGAAGAAAAAGCGCCCAGAGGCGAAAGTGAAAAACCTCGATGGTCAGTACTCCTTCCTTAACGAAGTCCAACGCCGTTTCGATATTCAGCAGCAAAAAGACGATATGAGCACTTCGCAAGATTTCGAGTGCATAGTGTCTACGGTTTATGCTGATTATCGCTTAGGCATTATTCTGTCTGATTGGATTGAGGGGGAACCCGTTGAGCAGGTAACGAGTTCAATGCTCTCACAGCTGTTTGCCACCTTATCTGCGTGCGAAAAGATAGGTCTATTTGAATGGGATTTATGTGGTGGAAACCTGCTTGTTGATGAGCAGCAAAAATTATGGCTGTTCGACTTTGGTTATATGTATCCGTTCAATCCTATGAAAGAACTTAACAGCAATGGGCTAGAAGCACCTATGTTCAACTTCTGTGAGCGTTTTGAGACTCGCTTCTTATCTGGCTGGTTATTGGAAAATGATTACTCTCATCGTGAATCGTTAGCCATATATAAGAACGTAAAGCATGAGGCAATGAGCATTTTAGTTCAGCAGCTCAACGGGTTAAAAAGTAGATCGGCTGACTCGGTGGTGATAGCCGAAAAAGAGGCGCTGGTTAAGCGATATCAGCAGGCGCTAGAGAGCGAAGACAATCTAAACGCGCTGTTTCGTTTGGAAATGTTTCGCTCGCATGTACTCGATATTGAGGATGATCTTGATGGTCAAAGCTGTACACCGACCACCATTAAACGAGTGGATTTAGTACTGTCGATGATCCGCGAGCACTACAATGAGCTCAAGCAGGAAGGTGGATTTTTCTATCACAATGAAGGGAAAAGCCAGCAAGAGCTTATTCAGTCATACAGTCACAAGCGAGAGTTGGTGAAACGGTATCAAATTAAGTAA
- the fdxA gene encoding ferredoxin FdxA yields MAFVVTDNCIQCKYTDCVAVCPADAFHEGPNFMVINPIECIDCGLCVDECDAHAIFQEDEVPDDQTLFIELNAELAELWPVQTEVKPAMDEAEKWNGVPDKLGMLEK; encoded by the coding sequence ATGGCGTTTGTCGTAACTGATAACTGTATCCAATGTAAATACACTGACTGTGTCGCTGTATGTCCGGCAGATGCGTTTCATGAAGGCCCAAACTTTATGGTCATCAACCCAATCGAGTGCATTGATTGTGGTCTGTGTGTTGATGAATGTGATGCGCACGCGATCTTCCAAGAAGATGAAGTGCCAGACGATCAAACCCTTTTCATTGAGTTAAATGCTGAACTTGCCGAACTTTGGCCAGTACAAACCGAAGTAAAGCCTGCCATGGATGAAGCCGAAAAATGGAACGGTGTGCCAGACAAGCTAGGCATGCTAGAGAAGTAG
- a CDS encoding DUF2975 domain-containing protein: MTQQSISKFSRKLLILFWFSLIFTAVLNTVFWFSATIWDVEWFNANFPVEVTLPLSITRSLIGFIPSMLTTFLTMALLWQLIVLFRLYEKGQIFERQNTLCYKKISYLLMATPFVQLIMGILLSFVLSYNEEGWNISFEVNDADITMFVIGLVVRVIAVVMERAAELQEESELTI; this comes from the coding sequence ATGACACAACAATCTATCAGCAAATTCAGCCGAAAGTTGTTAATACTCTTTTGGTTTTCTCTTATTTTCACTGCCGTGCTAAACACTGTTTTCTGGTTTTCAGCGACCATATGGGATGTTGAATGGTTTAATGCTAATTTCCCAGTAGAGGTGACCTTGCCTTTGAGTATCACTCGGTCATTGATTGGTTTTATACCAAGCATGCTGACAACTTTTCTAACAATGGCCTTATTGTGGCAGTTGATAGTCTTATTCCGCTTGTACGAGAAAGGTCAGATTTTTGAGCGTCAAAATACACTGTGTTACAAAAAGATCAGCTATTTACTGATGGCAACACCTTTCGTTCAGCTTATCATGGGCATACTTCTTAGCTTTGTATTATCGTACAATGAAGAAGGTTGGAACATATCCTTTGAAGTGAATGACGCTGATATCACCATGTTTGTTATTGGGTTAGTTGTTCGCGTCATTGCAGTGGTAATGGAAAGAGCGGCTGAGCTTCAAGAAGAAAGTGAGCTGACAATTTAA
- a CDS encoding BLUF domain-containing protein — MELVKLIYVSTVSDAFTLSSFEEIMASAQRHNNENSITGVLYFNHKYFMQYLEGDVSDVDSTYSRIVKDVRHYNVKLLDKSMLDSRQFGCWSMAYILQSEILKPLNLYFMDSPDFDPYRLNTQSANEIITELKSYLPLAHLHSGGLSKVYR; from the coding sequence ATGGAACTTGTAAAGCTTATCTATGTGAGCACAGTTAGCGACGCGTTTACGCTCTCTTCTTTTGAGGAGATCATGGCATCGGCTCAAAGACATAATAATGAAAACAGCATCACTGGAGTTCTCTACTTTAACCACAAGTACTTTATGCAATATTTAGAGGGTGATGTTTCAGATGTCGACTCTACGTATAGCCGAATCGTGAAAGATGTGCGCCATTACAATGTGAAGTTACTCGACAAAAGCATGCTGGACTCTCGACAGTTTGGTTGCTGGTCGATGGCCTATATTCTCCAGTCTGAGATACTAAAGCCACTCAATTTATACTTTATGGACTCACCTGACTTCGATCCTTATCGCCTTAATACGCAGTCTGCCAACGAGATTATTACCGAGCTTAAAAGTTACTTACCACTCGCGCATTTGCATAGTGGTGGTTTATCAAAAGTTTATCGGTAA
- a CDS encoding NAD(P)/FAD-dependent oxidoreductase has product MIRLNEIKLPLDHEEEALTAAITKKLGISEDQVISYNVFRRGYDARKKANILLIYTLDVVVENEAALLEQFVSDPHVKETPDMEYKFVAKAPENVTERPVVIGFGPCGLFAALILAQAGFKPIVVERGKEVRERTKDTFGFWRKRTLNTESNVQFGEGGAGTFSDGKLYSQVKDPNFYGRKVITEFVAAGAPEEIMYVSKPHIGTFKLVTMIEKMRAKIIELGGEIRFSTRVDDIHMDGEQITGLTLSNGEEIKSRYVVLAVGHSARDTFEMLHDRGVYMEAKPFSVGFRIEHKQSMIDEARFGPNAGNPILGAADYKLVHHCKNGRTVYSFCMCPGGTVVAATSEEGRVVTNGMSQYSRSERNANSAIVVGIDPERDYPGDPLAGIRFQRELESGAYVLGGENYDAPAQKIGDFLKGRDPSEIGDVQPSFTPGIHLTDISKALPDFAIEAIREAIPAFDKKIKGFASDDGLLTGVETRTSSPVCIKRGKDFQSINLKGFYPAGEGAGYAGGILSAGIDGIKVAEALSKAMVADLENA; this is encoded by the coding sequence ATGATACGTTTAAATGAAATCAAACTTCCTCTTGATCATGAGGAAGAGGCGCTGACTGCCGCCATTACCAAGAAGCTTGGCATCTCTGAAGACCAAGTCATCTCTTACAATGTATTTAGACGTGGCTACGATGCTCGTAAAAAAGCCAATATTCTATTGATCTACACGCTAGATGTGGTGGTTGAAAATGAAGCTGCGCTACTTGAGCAGTTCGTTAGTGATCCGCACGTAAAAGAAACGCCAGACATGGAGTACAAATTCGTTGCCAAAGCGCCTGAGAACGTGACGGAACGTCCTGTGGTTATCGGCTTTGGTCCATGTGGTCTGTTCGCAGCACTGATTCTTGCGCAAGCTGGATTTAAACCTATCGTTGTTGAGCGTGGTAAAGAGGTTCGTGAGCGTACAAAAGATACCTTCGGTTTCTGGCGTAAGCGCACTCTAAATACGGAATCAAACGTACAGTTTGGTGAAGGTGGTGCAGGTACGTTCTCTGACGGTAAGCTTTACAGCCAAGTAAAAGATCCAAACTTCTACGGTCGTAAGGTAATCACTGAGTTTGTTGCAGCAGGTGCACCAGAAGAGATCATGTACGTAAGTAAGCCGCACATCGGTACCTTTAAGCTGGTAACGATGATCGAGAAGATGCGTGCGAAAATCATCGAACTGGGTGGTGAAATCCGTTTTAGTACTCGCGTTGACGATATCCACATGGATGGCGAGCAAATCACGGGTCTAACTCTATCAAACGGCGAAGAGATTAAATCTCGCTACGTTGTTCTAGCCGTCGGCCACAGTGCACGTGATACGTTTGAAATGCTGCACGATCGCGGCGTGTACATGGAAGCGAAGCCGTTCTCGGTTGGTTTCCGAATCGAGCATAAACAGTCAATGATCGATGAAGCGCGCTTTGGTCCTAATGCGGGCAACCCAATTCTTGGCGCAGCAGACTACAAACTGGTTCACCACTGTAAGAATGGTCGTACTGTGTACAGCTTCTGTATGTGTCCGGGTGGCACAGTCGTCGCCGCTACATCTGAAGAAGGCCGCGTTGTGACTAATGGTATGAGCCAATATTCTCGTTCAGAGCGTAACGCAAACAGCGCGATCGTGGTGGGTATCGACCCAGAGCGTGATTACCCAGGTGACCCACTAGCAGGTATCCGTTTCCAGCGTGAGCTAGAATCTGGTGCTTACGTACTTGGTGGTGAGAACTACGATGCGCCAGCGCAGAAGATTGGTGACTTCCTGAAAGGTCGTGATCCAAGCGAAATCGGCGACGTTCAACCATCATTTACGCCAGGTATCCACTTAACGGACATCTCTAAAGCGCTACCAGATTTTGCCATTGAAGCGATTCGTGAAGCCATTCCAGCGTTTGATAAGAAGATCAAAGGCTTTGCATCAGATGATGGTCTACTAACAGGCGTAGAGACTCGTACATCTTCTCCAGTTTGTATCAAGCGTGGTAAAGACTTCCAGAGCATCAACCTAAAAGGTTTCTACCCAGCGGGTGAAGGGGCTGGTTATGCGGGCGGTATCCTTTCTGCGGGTATTGACGGTATCAAGGTAGCTGAAGCTCTTTCTAAGGCAATGGTTGCTGACCTAGAGAACGCTTAA
- a CDS encoding oligogalacturonate-specific porin KdgM family protein: MKLQTLICAALLAGASTSAIAGETKLDVRFGYNTTSENRDSRVKFMHTFDNGFYFSAEAAQLHNDAYFGSNDANNPDKNGLQAAAQEFEASYKFNLNEDWYWSPGLVTVTTSNWTEYRPYLKLGTTFDNGVSMTGRYRYNWSNDANGKQYLDGSGTTRGASNQFDLWISKNIGDWGLMYNPRYRVQDGVDQGTGRDDYWEHTIMVNYKVDETWTPYMELVSVDETYVDSNGNRENDYAVRFGVVMNL, encoded by the coding sequence ATGAAACTCCAAACCCTAATTTGCGCAGCTTTGCTTGCAGGTGCATCGACTTCTGCTATCGCTGGAGAAACCAAACTTGATGTTCGTTTTGGTTACAATACGACGTCAGAAAATCGTGATAGCCGCGTGAAGTTTATGCACACCTTCGACAACGGTTTTTACTTTAGTGCAGAAGCGGCTCAGCTACATAACGACGCTTACTTTGGCAGCAATGATGCTAACAACCCAGACAAAAACGGCCTGCAAGCGGCGGCTCAAGAGTTTGAGGCGTCTTACAAGTTTAATCTCAATGAGGATTGGTATTGGTCTCCGGGTTTGGTCACAGTCACAACTTCAAACTGGACGGAATATCGCCCGTACTTAAAGCTAGGAACCACGTTTGACAATGGGGTGTCGATGACAGGTCGCTACCGCTACAACTGGTCAAATGATGCTAACGGTAAGCAGTATTTGGATGGTAGCGGCACAACACGCGGTGCATCAAATCAGTTTGATTTGTGGATCTCTAAAAACATTGGTGATTGGGGGTTAATGTATAACCCTCGCTACCGTGTTCAAGACGGTGTTGATCAGGGTACGGGCCGAGACGATTACTGGGAGCACACCATCATGGTTAACTATAAAGTCGATGAGACTTGGACGCCATACATGGAGTTGGTATCGGTAGACGAGACTTATGTTGATAGCAATGGTAATCGCGAAAATGACTACGCGGTGCGTTTTGGCGTTGTAATGAATCTGTAG